The Leucothrix mucor DSM 2157 DNA window CTTCCAGTAGAGGTCACCCGGAGGAGAGGCTTTTACCAAGGTCTTGTAGAAGTCTAATACTTCAGTGGTTTTCTTCTCATCCAGCGGCGAGAAGCCATCGTTGTTTACGGGTGATACGCCATTGGCCAGGAACACATGCTCCAGTACTTGGCTCATGAAGTTTTCATCAATCTTAGTCGGTGCAACAAAGCCGTAAAGCTCAGGTGGGTTGTGCAGCGCTTCGATAGCTTTAGCGATGCTTGCGTAGCTGGTTGGAGCCTCAAGGCCTTTCTCTTTGAACAGGTCTTTACGGTACAGCACTAACTGAGTCCAGCCATCAACCGGAACGGCTGCGTAGCCTTCTGGTAGCTTAGCCATATTCAGTGCGCCCGGTGCGAACGTATCCACGCCCAGTGCATTGATCAGGTCAGTGTTGATTTCGGTATCCAAAATACCGGCTTCACTCCATGGCAGTGCGTACTGCAGCGGGAAGTAAATCACATCCGGTAGATCGCCAGCAGCCAATGCAGCCGTTGCACGAGTTCCCAGATCTTTCTCAGTCACTGGAATGATTTGTACTTCAATGCCGCTAGTGGCTTTGAATTTATCCGCAGTTTCTTGCTGCTTGGCTAGGCGCTCAGGTTGCTCTTCTGTGGTCCAAAAGCGCAGTGTGTCAGCAGATGCCATGCTGCTCATCATCAGCGTGGCGGCCAGTGCCAGTGCAATTTTCTTCATCGATGGTTTCATACTCGTCATCTCTTATTTCCTCCTAAAGTGTCAAGAGACTTGCTCAATCGATTCTACGGTCAGAATCACGTTCAATCAGTTGTAGCGGTAATAACATATGCTCCGGTTCGCAATCGGGCGTTTCCAGCAAGCGTAATAACATGCGGGACACTTGCTCACCGGCATCTTTCAGCGGTTGGCGTAAAGTGGTTAATGAGGGCGACACATAAGCCGCCAAGTGGAAATCGCCATAACCAATCACGGCAATATCCGGGCCCACTCTCAGGCCATGTTGCTGAATGGCATTCATCGCGCCAATCGCCATGGCATCACTGCCACAAAAAATCGCATCGGGAATGGATTTGGTATCTTTTAACCACGCCTCGGTAATTTTAAACCCGGAGGCTTCGCTCATATCGCCTTCTTGCAGTTGCAAGCTAATGCCTTCGCTGCGCTCAATAATGTGTTTGTAGCCTTGTACCAGTAGGCGCGAGAAGTTAAACATTTCTGGCGGCGTGATCAG harbors:
- a CDS encoding ABC transporter substrate-binding protein, whose protein sequence is MTSMKPSMKKIALALAATLMMSSMASADTLRFWTTEEQPERLAKQQETADKFKATSGIEVQIIPVTEKDLGTRATAALAAGDLPDVIYFPLQYALPWSEAGILDTEINTDLINALGVDTFAPGALNMAKLPEGYAAVPVDGWTQLVLYRKDLFKEKGLEAPTSYASIAKAIEALHNPPELYGFVAPTKIDENFMSQVLEHVFLANGVSPVNNDGFSPLDEKKTTEVLDFYKTLVKASPPGDLYWKQSREMYFAGKAAMIIWSPFILDELAGLRDSAPPTLNSDPESTELASKTGVVTRFMGPSNPDGAAWADIRYFGVTNDADTEAAEKFISFSMDEGYTNTLAIAPEGKFPIRRGTKDEPTKFLDAWAKLPVGVDRKKPLSELYDAETIASITEGLATADRWGVKEGQLGAASKIINSQVINRLVREYVDGARDAAATVKAMNEELGKID